A stretch of Saccharothrix texasensis DNA encodes these proteins:
- a CDS encoding acetyl-CoA C-acetyltransferase encodes MSGSVIVAGARTPMGRLLGSLKDFSGAQLGGVAIKAALERAGVAPEQVQYVIMGQVLTAGAGQIPARQAAVNAGIPMTVPALTINKVCLSGIDAIALADQLIRAGEFDIVVAGGQESMTQAPHLLQKSRGGFKYGDVTMLDHMSHDGLFCAFDQVAMGTSTEKFNARYGVTREEQDAFSARSHQLAAKAAANGVFGEEIAPVAIPQRKGDPVLFATDEGVRGDTTVEALAKLRPAFASDGTITAGSASQISDGAAAVVVMSKAKAEELGLTWLAEIGAHGVVAGPDASLHEQPSNAIKAACAKEGIDPADLDLVEINEAFAAVGVVSTRELGVAEDKVNVNGGAIALGHPIGMSGARIALHLALELKRRGGGVGAAALCGGGGQGDALIVRVPKV; translated from the coding sequence GTGTCCGGTTCCGTCATCGTCGCCGGGGCCCGAACCCCGATGGGGCGACTGCTCGGATCGTTGAAGGACTTCTCCGGCGCCCAGCTCGGCGGCGTCGCGATCAAGGCGGCCCTGGAACGGGCCGGTGTCGCGCCCGAGCAGGTGCAGTACGTCATCATGGGCCAGGTGCTGACCGCCGGCGCGGGCCAGATCCCGGCGCGCCAGGCCGCGGTGAACGCGGGCATCCCGATGACCGTGCCCGCCCTGACCATCAACAAGGTGTGCCTGTCGGGCATCGACGCGATCGCGCTGGCCGACCAGCTCATCCGCGCCGGTGAGTTCGACATCGTGGTGGCGGGCGGCCAGGAGTCGATGACGCAGGCGCCGCACCTGCTGCAGAAGTCGCGCGGCGGGTTCAAGTACGGCGACGTCACGATGCTCGACCACATGTCGCACGACGGCCTGTTCTGCGCGTTCGACCAGGTCGCGATGGGCACCTCCACGGAGAAGTTCAACGCCCGCTACGGCGTGACCCGCGAGGAGCAGGACGCGTTCTCGGCCCGGTCGCACCAGCTGGCCGCCAAGGCCGCCGCGAACGGCGTCTTCGGCGAGGAGATCGCGCCCGTCGCCATCCCGCAGCGCAAGGGCGACCCGGTGCTGTTCGCCACCGACGAGGGCGTGCGCGGCGACACCACGGTGGAGGCGCTGGCCAAGCTGCGCCCGGCGTTCGCCTCCGACGGCACGATCACCGCGGGCTCGGCGTCGCAGATCTCCGACGGCGCGGCCGCCGTGGTCGTGATGAGCAAGGCCAAGGCCGAGGAGCTGGGCCTGACCTGGCTGGCCGAGATCGGCGCGCACGGCGTCGTGGCCGGTCCGGACGCGAGCCTGCACGAGCAGCCCTCGAACGCGATCAAGGCCGCGTGCGCGAAGGAGGGCATCGACCCGGCCGACCTGGACCTGGTCGAGATCAACGAGGCGTTCGCCGCGGTCGGCGTGGTCTCCACCCGCGAACTGGGCGTCGCCGAGGACAAGGTCAACGTCAACGGCGGCGCGATCGCGCTGGGTCACCCGATCGGGATGTCGGGCGCCCGCATCGCGCTGCACCTGGCGCTGGAGCTGAAGCGGCGCGGCGGCGGCGTCGGCGCGGCGGCCCTGTGCGGTGGCGGCGGTCAGGGCGACGCCCTGATCGTCCGCGTGCCTAAGGTCTAG
- the meaB gene encoding methylmalonyl Co-A mutase-associated GTPase MeaB: MARTVDVAELVDRAREGQPRAVARLISLVEDASPQLREVAGALAPFCGNAQVIGLTGAPGVGKSTSTSALVTAYRRRGKRVGVLAVDPSSPFSGGALLGDRVRMGEHATDPGVFIRSMATRGHLGGLSWATPQALRVLDAAGCDVVLVETVGVGQSEVEVVSLADTTLVLLAPGMGDGVQAAKAGILEIADVFVVNKADREGADQTARDLKHMISLGRREREGGRWRPPVVKTVASRAEGLDEVVNAVDEHHAWLVERGELARRRASRAAAEIEAIALERLRSRIGGLRGASALETLAKRVVAGELDPYAAADRLVEGVGV; the protein is encoded by the coding sequence GTGGCCCGCACCGTTGACGTAGCCGAGCTGGTCGACCGCGCGCGCGAGGGACAGCCGCGCGCGGTCGCGCGGCTGATCTCGCTGGTCGAGGACGCCAGCCCGCAGCTGCGCGAGGTGGCGGGCGCACTGGCCCCGTTCTGCGGGAACGCGCAGGTCATCGGCCTGACGGGCGCGCCGGGCGTCGGCAAGTCCACGTCGACGTCCGCGCTCGTCACGGCCTACCGCCGCCGCGGCAAGCGGGTCGGGGTGCTGGCGGTGGACCCGTCGTCGCCGTTCTCCGGCGGCGCGCTGCTCGGCGACCGGGTGCGGATGGGCGAGCACGCCACCGACCCCGGCGTGTTCATCCGGTCCATGGCCACGCGCGGCCACCTGGGCGGGCTGTCCTGGGCCACCCCGCAGGCGCTGCGCGTGCTCGACGCGGCGGGCTGCGACGTGGTGCTGGTCGAGACGGTCGGCGTCGGCCAGTCCGAGGTCGAGGTGGTGTCGCTGGCCGACACCACGCTGGTGCTGCTCGCGCCCGGCATGGGCGACGGCGTCCAGGCGGCCAAGGCGGGCATCCTGGAGATCGCCGACGTGTTCGTGGTCAACAAGGCCGACCGCGAGGGCGCCGACCAGACCGCGCGCGACCTCAAGCACATGATCTCGCTGGGCCGCCGCGAGCGCGAAGGCGGCCGGTGGCGGCCCCCCGTGGTGAAGACGGTCGCGTCCCGCGCCGAAGGGCTCGACGAGGTCGTGAACGCCGTCGACGAGCACCACGCCTGGCTCGTCGAGCGCGGTGAGCTGGCACGACGCCGCGCGAGCAGGGCCGCGGCCGAGATCGAGGCCATCGCGCTGGAGCGGCTGCGCTCCCGGATCGGCGGGCTGCGCGGCGCGTCCGCCCTCGAAACCCTGGCCAAACGGGTCGTGGCGGGTGAGCTGGACCCCTACGCTGCGGCTGACCGACTGGTCGAGGGGGTGGGGGTATGA
- a CDS encoding arylamine N-acetyltransferase family protein: protein MASLDVTAFLRRLGLGAAEPPGVVALTRLHQAFVERVPYETVEIQLGRVTSLDPLDSAARVLAGRGGYCFQLNGAFAELLRALGYHVTRHPGGVQMTADAEPVISRSHLALTVRDLPDSDDAWLVDAGLGDGLHSPLPLRAGVHRQGPFTFELGPSTAAAGAWRLGHDVRGSFHAMHFAPGDVGLDHFADRHVELSTSPESGFVRTFGVLRADGRGWDVLRALTLSRVGGTTTKTLLDDRADWFTALADVYGLVLAEEDREPLWRKAVSQHEAHLAAAAQPVTGTRPDRP, encoded by the coding sequence ATGGCCTCGCTCGACGTAACCGCGTTCCTGCGCCGCCTCGGCCTGGGCGCGGCCGAGCCACCCGGTGTGGTGGCGCTGACCCGATTGCACCAGGCCTTCGTCGAACGGGTGCCGTACGAAACGGTGGAGATCCAGCTCGGTCGGGTGACGTCGCTGGACCCGCTCGACTCGGCGGCCCGCGTGCTGGCCGGTCGCGGCGGGTACTGCTTCCAGCTCAACGGCGCGTTCGCCGAGCTGCTGCGCGCGCTCGGCTACCACGTGACCAGGCACCCCGGCGGCGTGCAGATGACGGCGGACGCCGAGCCGGTCATCAGCCGCAGCCACCTCGCGCTCACCGTGCGCGACCTGCCGGACTCCGATGACGCCTGGTTGGTGGACGCCGGGCTGGGCGACGGGCTGCACTCCCCGTTGCCGCTGCGTGCGGGGGTGCACCGCCAGGGGCCGTTCACGTTCGAGCTGGGGCCGTCCACGGCGGCGGCGGGCGCGTGGCGGCTGGGGCACGACGTGCGCGGCAGCTTCCACGCCATGCACTTCGCGCCGGGCGACGTCGGCCTCGACCACTTCGCCGACCGGCACGTGGAGCTGTCCACGTCACCCGAGTCGGGGTTCGTGCGCACGTTCGGCGTGCTGCGGGCCGACGGCCGCGGCTGGGACGTGCTGCGCGCGCTGACCCTGTCCCGGGTCGGGGGGACGACCACCAAGACCCTGCTCGACGACCGGGCCGACTGGTTCACCGCCCTGGCCGACGTCTACGGCCTGGTCCTCGCCGAGGAGGACCGCGAACCGCTGTGGCGCAAGGCGGTGTCCCAGCACGAGGCACACCTGGCGGCGGCCGCTCAGCCGGTCACAGGGACGCGCCCCGACCGGCCGTGA
- a CDS encoding pyridoxamine 5'-phosphate oxidase family protein: MYDSAGLQVLSREECLKLLGTAAVGRLVYTHMALPVVHPVVFVLDGECVVLRVPDGSATLVARDTIVAFQIDDVAPDLSRGWSVMAVGHVAEVDEQARLTRLRELPLPSRGFGGGDHYLVVDLEVLTGRRIP, encoded by the coding sequence ATGTACGACTCCGCTGGGCTTCAGGTCCTGTCCCGCGAGGAATGCCTGAAGCTGCTCGGCACGGCCGCCGTCGGCCGCCTCGTCTACACCCACATGGCGCTGCCGGTGGTGCACCCCGTCGTGTTCGTGCTCGACGGCGAGTGCGTCGTGCTGCGCGTGCCGGACGGCAGCGCCACCCTCGTCGCCCGGGACACCATCGTCGCGTTCCAGATCGACGACGTCGCGCCGGACCTGTCCCGCGGCTGGTCGGTGATGGCGGTCGGGCACGTCGCCGAGGTCGACGAGCAGGCGCGGCTGACCAGGCTGCGGGAGCTGCCGCTGCCCTCGCGCGGCTTCGGCGGCGGCGACCACTACCTGGTCGTCGACCTGGAGGTGCTGACGGGCCGTCGCATCCCCTAA
- a CDS encoding GAF domain-containing protein, giving the protein MAGSPDANAATRLDGLLRELTDRTTEVVVSQERLHRLLAAVVSLASDLSLPDVLRRVVESSCDLVGARYGALAVVGPDRQLLEFTHDDGHHDTDFEETGSAAAAFDPSGPGFLGVPVHVRGAVFGNLYLSDKADGTDFTRADRELVVAVAAAAGIAIENARLYAQSRQREVWLRASNEVTNALLTGTPDRDALRLVAVRARLAADGVNALLALPDVQGELAVRVVDGEVRGFSASGEGGPAREVFDTGKAKVLVGLPGQTRIGPVVFAPLTAGQRVLGVLMVARAREQRAFDASDVALVESFARQAALILEFTRATGAGRRLAVLEDRDRIARDLHDLVVQRLFGLGLGLQSMNGLVEQPMVAQRLADFVTEVDQTIREIRRTIFSLQEPPAGAADLRAQLMKVVQESARLLGFEPALAMDGPLDSVVPDPVRPDLLATLREALANAARHASATDVRVEVVVDRAGTNLKLVVRDDGGGLPPGRARHTGGLVNMAARAARWDGSCEVESAEGRGVTLTWSVPLVSV; this is encoded by the coding sequence GTGGCCGGATCCCCGGACGCGAACGCCGCGACGCGGCTGGACGGCCTGCTGCGCGAGCTGACCGACCGCACCACCGAGGTGGTCGTCTCGCAGGAGCGGCTGCACCGGCTGCTGGCCGCGGTCGTCTCGCTGGCCAGCGACCTGTCGCTGCCCGACGTGCTGCGGCGCGTCGTCGAGTCCTCGTGCGACCTGGTCGGCGCCCGGTACGGCGCGCTCGCCGTGGTGGGCCCGGACCGGCAGCTGCTGGAGTTCACCCACGACGACGGCCACCACGACACCGACTTCGAGGAGACCGGGTCGGCGGCGGCGGCGTTCGACCCGTCCGGCCCCGGCTTCCTCGGCGTGCCGGTGCACGTGCGCGGCGCGGTGTTCGGCAACCTGTACCTCAGCGACAAGGCCGACGGCACCGACTTCACCCGCGCCGACCGCGAGCTGGTGGTGGCGGTGGCCGCGGCGGCGGGCATCGCGATCGAGAACGCCCGGCTCTACGCGCAGTCGCGGCAGCGGGAGGTGTGGCTGCGCGCGTCGAACGAGGTGACGAACGCGCTGCTCACCGGCACCCCGGACCGGGACGCGCTGCGCCTGGTCGCGGTGCGCGCCCGGCTGGCCGCGGACGGCGTGAACGCGCTGCTGGCGCTGCCCGACGTGCAGGGCGAGCTGGCCGTGCGGGTGGTGGACGGCGAGGTGCGCGGGTTCAGCGCGTCCGGCGAGGGCGGCCCGGCCCGCGAGGTGTTCGACACCGGCAAGGCCAAGGTGCTCGTCGGGCTGCCCGGCCAGACCCGGATCGGCCCGGTGGTGTTCGCGCCGCTGACCGCCGGGCAGCGGGTGCTCGGCGTGCTGATGGTGGCGCGCGCCCGTGAGCAGCGGGCGTTCGACGCGTCGGACGTGGCGCTGGTCGAGTCGTTCGCCCGGCAGGCCGCGCTGATCCTGGAGTTCACCAGGGCGACCGGCGCGGGCCGGCGGCTGGCCGTGCTGGAGGACCGCGACCGGATCGCCCGCGACCTGCACGACCTGGTCGTGCAGCGGCTGTTCGGGCTCGGGCTCGGGTTGCAGAGCATGAACGGGCTGGTGGAGCAGCCGATGGTGGCGCAGCGGCTGGCGGACTTCGTCACCGAGGTCGACCAGACCATCCGGGAGATCCGGCGCACCATCTTCTCGCTGCAGGAGCCGCCCGCCGGCGCGGCCGACCTGCGCGCCCAGCTGATGAAGGTGGTGCAGGAGTCGGCCCGGCTGCTCGGCTTCGAGCCCGCGCTGGCGATGGACGGCCCGCTCGACTCGGTGGTGCCCGACCCCGTGCGGCCGGACCTGCTGGCCACGTTGCGCGAGGCGCTGGCCAACGCCGCCCGGCACGCGTCGGCGACGGACGTCCGGGTCGAGGTGGTGGTGGACCGGGCGGGGACGAACCTGAAGCTGGTCGTGCGCGACGACGGCGGCGGCCTGCCGCCCGGCCGCGCCAGGCACACCGGCGGTCTGGTGAACATGGCGGCGCGCGCGGCGAGGTGGGACGGTTCCTGCGAGGTCGAGTCGGCCGAGGGCCGGGGTGTAACGCTGACGTGGTCCGTGCCGTTGGTATCGGTGTAG
- a CDS encoding response regulator, translating into MSISVLLVDDHEIVRRGLQQLLAVESDIEVVGEAESAAAAVSAAAFHQPDVAVIDVRLPDGDGVTVCREIRSTVQPPPACLMLTSYSDDEALFGAIMAGAAGYMLKQVSGNDLVSAIRTLAAGGSLLHSGVTATVLQRLRGGPVEDPRYAALSPQERRILDLIAEGLTNRQIANRLFLAEKTVKNYVSSLLHKLGFDRRTEAGVYAARRRQTGGL; encoded by the coding sequence ATGTCCATCTCGGTGCTACTGGTGGACGACCACGAGATCGTCCGACGCGGGTTGCAGCAGCTGCTGGCCGTCGAGTCGGACATCGAGGTGGTCGGCGAGGCGGAGAGCGCCGCCGCGGCCGTGTCCGCCGCCGCGTTCCACCAGCCTGACGTGGCCGTGATCGACGTGCGGCTGCCCGACGGCGACGGCGTGACCGTGTGCCGGGAGATCCGCTCGACGGTCCAGCCGCCGCCCGCGTGCCTGATGCTGACCTCGTACTCCGACGACGAGGCGCTGTTCGGCGCGATCATGGCGGGCGCGGCCGGGTACATGCTCAAGCAGGTCTCCGGCAACGACCTGGTGTCCGCGATCCGCACGCTCGCGGCGGGCGGCTCGCTGCTGCACTCGGGCGTGACCGCGACCGTGCTGCAACGGCTGCGCGGCGGACCGGTCGAGGACCCGCGCTACGCGGCGTTGAGCCCGCAGGAGCGGCGGATCCTCGACCTGATCGCCGAGGGCCTGACCAACCGGCAGATCGCGAACCGGCTGTTCCTGGCCGAGAAGACGGTCAAGAACTACGTCTCCTCGCTGTTGCACAAGCTCGGCTTCGACCGCCGGACCGAGGCCGGTGTCTACGCCGCCCGCCGACGGCAGACCGGTGGGCTCTAG
- a CDS encoding ABC transporter substrate-binding protein: MSTRTVALVSAALLLTACGGGGQIGDTGGPGDAKKMVLIPGVAAEPFYISMECGFREAASAAGYAVDVQAPAKFDATQQTPIVTGVLADKPGAVLIAPTDDKAMAGPMRQLKDAGIKVVEVDTKLEDTSIASSTISSDNEQGGRLAARTLAELVGGKAGSVLVLNTKAGTSTTDARAAGFEEEIGKHPNLRYVGQQYTDNEPDQAASKVTATLSANPDLIGVFATNLNTGEGAATGLRNAGRTGAVNLVGFDASPKQVEDLRGGAVQALIAQDPTTIGRTGVEQAIAALEGEPVRRDVETDLVALTKADLEANSKYFYKQRC; this comes from the coding sequence ATGTCAACGAGGACGGTTGCTCTTGTCTCAGCGGCTTTGTTGCTCACCGCGTGCGGAGGCGGCGGGCAGATCGGCGACACCGGCGGCCCGGGTGACGCGAAGAAGATGGTGCTGATCCCCGGTGTGGCCGCGGAGCCGTTCTACATCTCGATGGAGTGCGGTTTCCGGGAGGCGGCCTCGGCGGCGGGCTACGCGGTCGACGTGCAGGCGCCGGCGAAGTTCGACGCCACGCAGCAGACGCCGATCGTGACGGGCGTGCTGGCCGACAAGCCCGGCGCGGTGCTCATCGCGCCGACCGACGACAAGGCCATGGCCGGGCCGATGCGGCAGCTCAAGGACGCCGGCATCAAGGTGGTGGAGGTCGACACCAAGCTGGAGGACACGTCGATCGCCTCCTCGACCATCTCCTCCGACAACGAGCAGGGCGGACGGCTGGCGGCGCGGACGTTGGCCGAGCTGGTCGGCGGCAAGGCCGGCTCGGTGCTGGTGCTGAACACGAAGGCGGGCACCTCGACCACGGACGCGCGCGCCGCCGGGTTCGAGGAGGAGATCGGGAAGCACCCGAACCTGCGGTACGTCGGCCAGCAGTACACCGACAACGAGCCGGACCAGGCGGCGTCGAAGGTGACGGCCACGCTGTCGGCCAACCCGGACCTGATCGGGGTGTTCGCGACCAACCTGAACACCGGGGAGGGCGCGGCGACCGGGTTGCGCAACGCGGGCAGGACCGGCGCGGTGAACCTGGTCGGGTTCGACGCGTCGCCCAAGCAGGTGGAGGACCTGCGGGGCGGCGCGGTGCAGGCGCTGATCGCTCAGGACCCGACGACGATCGGCCGGACCGGCGTCGAGCAGGCGATCGCGGCGCTGGAGGGCGAGCCGGTGCGCCGCGACGTCGAGACCGACCTGGTCGCGTTGACCAAGGCGGACCTGGAAGCCAACTCGAAGTACTTCTACAAGCAGCGCTGCTGA
- a CDS encoding ABC transporter permease has translation MKPRAGLRRLAGANTLWIAVVLLVLIAVFGALRPDAVLTVFTVQTTLVETSVLLVLSVGMTYVVVTAGIDLSVGSVLVFSGVTSAMAMNALHGGDATTAGWGVVLVGLLVALVSGAAWGLVNGLLIARTGLPPLIVTLGSFGAALGAGQLISDGSNVAGVPDVLSDTLGTGTWFGVPNLVLVAAAVTAVGALVLGATAFGRHTYAIGSNEEAARRAGIPVTRHLVRVYLLAGVLAGLAGFMALAYFRVASITGHDTDNLNAIAAVVLGGTSLFGGAGSVVGTVLGVFIPAVLRKGFVIVGVNVYWQPIAVALVLVAAVWFDQSRRKARDRR, from the coding sequence GTGAAGCCGCGCGCCGGGCTGCGGCGGTTGGCCGGCGCGAACACGTTGTGGATCGCGGTGGTGCTGCTGGTGCTGATCGCGGTGTTCGGCGCGCTCCGGCCGGACGCGGTGCTGACCGTGTTCACGGTGCAGACGACGCTGGTCGAGACCTCCGTGCTGCTGGTGCTGTCGGTCGGCATGACCTACGTGGTCGTCACCGCCGGGATCGACCTGTCCGTCGGCTCGGTGCTGGTGTTCTCCGGCGTCACGTCGGCCATGGCGATGAACGCGCTGCACGGCGGCGACGCGACCACCGCCGGGTGGGGCGTGGTGCTGGTGGGGCTGCTGGTGGCCCTGGTGTCCGGCGCGGCGTGGGGCCTGGTGAACGGCCTGCTCATCGCCCGCACCGGCCTCCCGCCGCTGATCGTGACGCTCGGGTCGTTCGGCGCGGCGCTCGGGGCCGGGCAGCTCATCTCCGACGGCTCGAACGTGGCCGGCGTGCCGGACGTGCTCAGCGACACCCTGGGCACCGGCACCTGGTTCGGCGTGCCCAACCTGGTGCTGGTGGCCGCCGCGGTGACGGCGGTGGGCGCGCTGGTGCTGGGCGCGACGGCGTTCGGGCGGCACACGTACGCCATCGGCTCGAACGAGGAGGCGGCCCGGCGGGCGGGCATCCCGGTGACCCGCCACCTGGTCCGGGTGTACCTGCTGGCGGGCGTGCTGGCGGGGCTGGCCGGGTTCATGGCGCTGGCCTACTTCCGGGTCGCGTCGATCACCGGGCACGACACCGACAACCTCAACGCCATCGCCGCCGTGGTGCTCGGCGGCACCAGCCTGTTCGGCGGCGCGGGGTCGGTGGTCGGCACGGTGCTCGGGGTGTTCATCCCGGCCGTGCTGCGCAAGGGGTTCGTGATCGTCGGCGTGAACGTGTACTGGCAGCCGATCGCGGTGGCGCTGGTCCTGGTGGCGGCCGTGTGGTTCGACCAGTCGCGGAGGAAGGCCCGGGACAGACGTTAA
- a CDS encoding ATP-binding cassette domain-containing protein, whose translation MALPLLDARELVKHYGNVEALRGASFTAHAGEVVALVGDNGAGKSTLVKCLSGVARPDSGTILFDGAPVALDSPVSARELGIETVYQDLAVAPDLDPAANLFLGRELRRPGLLGRLGVLDKREMRRRAVASFHELGVTLPDVDVPIGALSGGQRQSVAVARSVVWASRLVFMDEPTAALGVVQRERVLDVIRRVRDQGMAVVLISHNMPEVLAVADRVEVLRLGRRVARFDAAATTVEELVGAMTGALTQEDA comes from the coding sequence ATGGCGTTACCCCTGTTGGACGCACGGGAGTTGGTGAAGCACTACGGGAACGTGGAGGCGCTGCGCGGCGCCTCGTTCACCGCGCACGCGGGCGAGGTGGTCGCGCTCGTCGGCGACAACGGCGCGGGCAAGTCGACGCTGGTGAAGTGCCTGTCCGGGGTGGCGCGGCCCGACTCGGGGACCATCCTGTTCGACGGCGCGCCGGTCGCGCTGGACTCGCCGGTGTCCGCGCGGGAGCTCGGCATCGAGACCGTCTACCAGGACCTGGCCGTGGCGCCGGACCTGGACCCGGCGGCGAACCTGTTCCTGGGCCGGGAGCTGCGCCGTCCCGGTCTGCTCGGCAGGCTCGGTGTGCTGGACAAGCGGGAGATGCGGCGGCGGGCGGTGGCCTCGTTCCACGAGCTGGGCGTGACGCTGCCGGACGTGGACGTGCCCATCGGGGCGTTGTCGGGTGGTCAGCGCCAGAGCGTCGCGGTGGCCCGGTCGGTGGTGTGGGCGAGCCGGTTGGTGTTCATGGACGAGCCCACCGCGGCGTTGGGCGTGGTGCAGCGCGAACGCGTCCTCGACGTGATCCGGCGGGTGCGCGACCAGGGCATGGCGGTGGTCCTGATCAGCCACAACATGCCCGAGGTGCTGGCCGTGGCGGACCGGGTCGAGGTGCTGCGGCTCGGCCGGCGGGTGGCGCGGTTCGACGCGGCGGCCACCACGGTCGAGGAGCTGGTCGGCGCGATGACCGGCGCGCTGACCCAGGAGGACGCGTGA
- a CDS encoding class I mannose-6-phosphate isomerase, producing MSSDAQPVALEANQPRQFYRGGPAIAAFRNRDVADLGPEDWVASTTTQFGKDEAGLSRLPDGRWLRDAVAADPALWLGAQHAAEFGADTALLVKLLDAGQRLPVHCHPSDAFASAHLGCRHGKTEAWIVIGTSGPDPTVYIGFREDVPAAVAAEWVSTQDSAAMLGALNPVKVSPGDTVFVPAGVPHAIGEGVFIVELQQPTDFSVTLEWRGFLADAEAGHLGLGYDKALDCLERRAQSPEDLVRRTQALTGPAVDLFDAQADPFFRADRLHVSGTAALEPSFGVFVVLEGAGTLGPVAVHRGSTVVVPHAAGEVVVTGDVVAVRCRPPSVSSPGS from the coding sequence ATGAGTTCCGATGCCCAGCCCGTCGCGCTGGAGGCCAACCAGCCCCGGCAGTTCTACCGGGGCGGCCCGGCCATCGCGGCGTTCCGGAACCGCGACGTGGCCGACCTGGGTCCCGAGGACTGGGTCGCGTCGACCACCACGCAGTTCGGCAAGGACGAGGCCGGGTTGTCGCGCCTGCCGGACGGGCGGTGGCTGCGCGACGCGGTGGCGGCGGACCCGGCGCTGTGGCTGGGCGCTCAGCACGCGGCGGAGTTCGGGGCGGACACCGCGCTGCTGGTGAAGCTGCTGGACGCCGGGCAGCGGCTGCCGGTGCACTGCCACCCGTCCGACGCGTTCGCGTCCGCCCACCTGGGCTGCCGGCACGGCAAGACCGAGGCGTGGATCGTGATCGGCACGTCCGGCCCCGACCCGACGGTCTACATCGGGTTCCGCGAGGACGTGCCCGCCGCCGTCGCCGCCGAGTGGGTGTCCACTCAGGACTCGGCCGCCATGCTCGGCGCGCTCAACCCGGTCAAGGTCTCGCCCGGCGACACGGTGTTCGTGCCCGCCGGCGTGCCGCACGCTATCGGCGAGGGCGTGTTCATCGTCGAGCTCCAGCAGCCGACGGACTTCTCGGTCACGTTGGAGTGGCGGGGCTTCCTGGCCGACGCCGAGGCGGGGCACCTCGGCCTGGGCTACGACAAGGCGTTGGACTGCCTGGAGCGCCGCGCCCAGTCGCCCGAGGACCTCGTGCGCCGGACGCAGGCGCTCACCGGGCCCGCGGTGGACCTGTTCGACGCCCAGGCCGACCCGTTCTTCCGCGCCGACCGGCTGCACGTGTCCGGCACGGCGGCGCTGGAGCCCTCGTTCGGCGTGTTCGTGGTGCTGGAGGGCGCCGGCACGCTGGGTCCCGTCGCGGTGCACCGGGGCAGCACGGTGGTCGTGCCGCACGCGGCGGGTGAGGTCGTGGTGACCGGCGACGTGGTCGCCGTCCGGTGCAGGCCGCCATCGGTGTCGAGCCCCGGGAGCTGA
- a CDS encoding LacI family DNA-binding transcriptional regulator encodes MNDVARLAGVSIKTVSRVVNDEAGVHPATAERVLAAIDQLGFRRNLSARNLRRGSSTGTVGLVLEDVGNPFYSGVTRAVEEIARLRGRQVITGSSDEDPARERELSLEFCSRRVDGLLIVPAGLQHGYLVPEMRAGTPVVFLDRPAGDVVADTVLVDNIGGTAEAVTHLASFGHRRIAFLGDAPDIFTANERLRGYREGCLRAGIGYHESLVVMGPHDEESVRKALQGLQNAADPATAVVTGNNRITVHAVRALAGATARPALVGFDDFELADLLSPPVTVIAHDASALGKAAADLLFARLDGDGSPPRRVVLPVRLVARGSGEVPV; translated from the coding sequence ATGAACGACGTGGCACGGCTGGCGGGCGTCAGCATCAAGACCGTCTCCCGCGTGGTGAACGACGAGGCAGGCGTGCACCCGGCCACGGCCGAACGCGTGCTCGCGGCGATCGACCAGCTCGGCTTCCGGCGCAACCTCAGCGCGCGCAACCTGCGCCGCGGCTCGTCGACGGGCACGGTCGGCCTGGTGCTGGAGGACGTCGGCAACCCGTTCTACTCGGGGGTCACGCGCGCGGTCGAGGAGATCGCCCGGCTGCGCGGGCGCCAGGTGATCACCGGCTCGTCGGACGAGGACCCGGCGCGCGAGCGGGAGCTGTCGCTGGAGTTCTGCTCACGGCGGGTGGACGGGCTGCTGATCGTGCCCGCCGGGTTGCAGCACGGGTACCTGGTGCCGGAGATGCGGGCGGGCACGCCGGTGGTGTTCCTGGACCGGCCGGCCGGCGACGTGGTCGCCGACACCGTGCTGGTGGACAACATCGGCGGCACCGCCGAGGCCGTCACGCACCTGGCGTCGTTCGGGCACCGGCGGATCGCGTTCCTCGGCGACGCGCCGGACATCTTCACCGCCAACGAGCGCCTGCGCGGCTACCGCGAGGGCTGCCTGCGGGCCGGCATCGGCTACCACGAGTCGCTGGTCGTCATGGGCCCGCACGACGAGGAGTCGGTGCGCAAGGCGTTGCAGGGCCTGCAGAACGCCGCCGACCCGGCGACCGCCGTGGTGACCGGCAACAACCGGATCACCGTGCACGCGGTGCGCGCGTTGGCGGGTGCCACCGCGCGGCCCGCGCTCGTCGGCTTCGACGACTTCGAACTGGCCGACCTGCTGTCACCGCCGGTGACCGTGATCGCGCACGACGCGAGCGCGCTCGGCAAGGCAGCGGCGGACCTGCTCTTCGCCCGACTGGACGGCGACGGCTCACCACCGCGCCGCGTCGTCCTGCCGGTCCGGTTGGTGGCCCGTGGATCAGGAGAGGTACCCGTATGA